Genomic window (Neoarius graeffei isolate fNeoGra1 chromosome 13, fNeoGra1.pri, whole genome shotgun sequence):
AAGCAGGAAAAGACAATACCCAGTGGTGGGCCCTGTGGCTCCAGGACGGGTGTCCATAGAAATATGAAGACATAGAGCACGCTCTCGAAAAGGGCCTGCACACCACCCAAAAGTACTACACGACGTTCCGAGAACAGAAAGCGCACACCTTCCAGACAGGCTCGCCGGAATCGAGTCTGAGGGGCACTTTGAGGGCCGAGACGAACACTGCTTTTGTCCCTTTGGCCTCCTTGTTCCAGCTTTTCCTCATTTCCCCAATCGGAAAATACCATCCACGCACATGCAGCCAAGCTTGGAATGGCAAGCAGGAAAGGAGCTACAGGTCCCAACTCCAACCATTCTGCAAACAGGTTTGCCACGAGCCCTGCACCCACAGCCAGCCCATGATTCCAGTCTGCAGCTTTGCCGAACGTCACAGGGATCCATTCTTTAGGGAAGTCATGCACATCGATATGGCAGTGCACATACCAGGCCTCGAAGGACGTACTGAGCAGGGAAGTGGAGAGTCCGCCTAGCACACGACCCAGGATGAGCACGAAGTAATCCCGAGACAGTTTGGTGAGGCAGCACACGATGTAGGACACACAGAAAAGGAGGCACGTCTGCCTTTGGCCCAGAACCTGCGTCAGCCAGCCAGCCACAGGGGCAAAGAGCACGCATGAGGCCAGACCACAGACGTACAAGATGGCGATTTGGGACTCTAGGAAGCTGTAATGCTGGTAAAGCTTGTAAAGGTATGGTCCCTGCAGCCAGTCAGCCCACAGAGCCAGCAGGTATGTTTTTAAGAAGAGTTTCTGGAAGGAAAGGAAAGCTGGGTTAGCAACGGTCGCCTGAGTGGACTGTGGAGAAGCAATGCGCCGTGCTGCGAgttccagacacacacacaagaccacCAGGGCCACAAACGCAAGATATGCAGTCACAAACATGGCAGACCACGGTCAGCTTTCAGGTGGCCTGGGAATGTAGGTCTGCACAGCTCCGGCTTCCCAATTTCTTCGTCTTCTTTACAATTTTACTTCACTGTTATGTTTTGGAGAGGCTGTGGAAAGTAGAGTACAACAGGATAAGAATGGATTCCAATGAAAAAAACATAGTAAATAAGTAATTAATAAGGTAAAACTGATACGTGGGCACATTGTAGGTATCGATCACACACATGATCAATACATCAGTAGAAGTTTAAACTTCCTTCACATTAGAGCTTCGAAATGAAAGAGTAAGGGCTGGATCCAAATAACTCTACTTACATACTTCTATATCAGTGCATTAGAAAGATTATAAAGCAACATCTTATAACGTACACTAATTAGTACATTATTTAACCAAAATATTCCGCCAAAGGTTAGTTCAATTCACCTTGCTAAGTTAGTGAACTAGTTTAGCCACCGTTGCAAACTAGCAAGTTAGCTCGACATCATTAGCTTGGTGAAACTGCagctaaaaagtattaactacgtttatcttctatttttttttttttttttttttgcgtttgcAATACCTGAACAGCCTTAGCATACTGCTTCATCTCAAGATACTTCTTCCAGACGCTCATATTTCGGGTTTATTGAGGAGTCCTGAAAACACCATTCGTTCTCACAACCGTTTCGGTGAACGCTTCCTAGTTCCGGGTAGAACGTCCCCAGGAGTGACGTCATCACGTAGAAACGCCGCTGCCCCCGGCAGGAGACGAATGACAAACAGATCGTTGGCACAAATTtgtaattaaataattaaatatgaccaattttttttaaatattacagattataataataaaatattacataaataataattaaatattacatattaataataataattagatattaaatatatttttaaaaatgaaatattACAATTATGCTTTACATTTGAAATTTAttttacatgattttttttttaattcgacAATGTTGATGACTAACCTGTTAGTATTTTCTTCAAAACGGTTAATTTAATGTTTACAAGTCATACTGAgggcggcatggcggtgtagtggttagcgctgtcgcctcacagcaagaaggtccggggttcgagccccgtggccggcgagggcctttctgtgtggagtttgcatgttctccccgtgtccgcgtgggtttcctccgggtgctccggtttcccccacagtccaaagacatgcaggttaggttaactggtgactctaaattgaccgtaggtgtgaatgtgagtgtgaatggttgtctgtgtctatgtgtcagccctgtgatgacctggcgacttgtccagggtgtaccctgcctttcgcccgtagtcagctgggataggctccagcttgcctgcgaccctgtagaaggataaagcagctagagatgagatgagttttttttttaattcgacAATGTTGATGACTAACCTGTCAGTATTTTCTTCAAAACGGTTAATTTAATGTTTACAAGTCATACTGAgggcggcatggcggtgtagtggttagcgctgtcgcctcacagcaagaaggtccgggttcgagccccgtggccggcgagggcctttctgtgtggagtttgcatgttctccccgtgtccgcgtgggtttcctccgggtgctccggtttcccccacagtccaaagacatgcaggttaggttaactggtgactctaaattgaccgtagatgtgagtgtgaatggttgtctgtgtctatgtgtcagccctgtgatgacctggcgacttgtccagggtgtaccctgcctttcgcccgtagtcagctgggataggctccagcttgcctgcgaccctgtagaaggataaagcagctagagatgagatgagtttttttttttaattcgacAATGTTGATGACTAACCTGTCAGTATTTTCTTCAAAACGGTTAATTTAATGTTTACAAGTCATACTGAgggcggcatggcggtgtagtggttagcgctgtcgcctcacagcaagaaggtccgggttcgagccccgtggccggcgagggcctttctgtgtggagtttgcatgttctccccgtgtccgcgtgggtttcctccgggtgctccggtttcccccacagtccaaagacatgcaggttaggttaactggtgactctaaattgaccgtagatgtgagtgtgaatggttgtctgtgtctatgtgtcagccctgtgatgacctggcgacttgtccagggtgtaccccgcctttcgcccgtagtcagctgggataggctccagcttgcctgcgaccctgtagaaggataaagcggctacagataatgagatgagatgagataatgagatgagaagtcttaCTGAGGCACATGGATATTTCCATTGAGTTTCCAGTAGGCACTGAGATGGTTTGCTTGGTTTTGGTATAATTGGTCAATATTACCTTAGAATTAGGTTTGCCTTAAGGTGCTGAACAGCTCCAAAATTTCCCATAGCTGTTAGATtgacattcattcatcttcagtaagcactttgtCAGGATTGCAAgtgagaatacaccctggatggaacataagtctatcacagggcaccatccgcacacacatttacacctatCGGCAATTTTACAATAGCCAATCCAACTGCAGACATATTTTGGGAGGTTGGAGAAAACCACaggacccagaagaaacccacactgacatacaaccccgattccaaaaaagttgggacaaagtacaaattgtaaataaaaacggaatgcaataatttacaaatctcaaaaactggtattgtattcacaatagaacatagacaacatatcaaatgtcgaaagtgagacgttttgaaatttcatgccaaatattggctcatttgaaatttcatgacagcaacacatctcaaaaaagttgggacaggggcaataagaggctggaaaagttaaaggtacaaaaaaggaacagcttggagtggcagcggctctcagaagtaaagatgggaagaggatcaccaatccccctaattctgccccgacaaatagtggagcaatatcagaaaggagttcgacagtgtgaaattgcaaagagtttgaacatatcatcatctacagtgcataatatcatcaaaagattcagagaatctggaagaatctctgtgcgtaagggtcaaggccagaaaaccatactgggtgcccgtgatcttcgggcccttagacagcactgcatcacatacaggcatgcttctgtattggaaatcacaaaatgggatcaggaatatttccagagagcattatctgtgaacacaattcaccgtgccatccaccattgccagctaaaactctatagttcaaagaagaagccgtatctaaacatgatctagaagcgcagacgtcttctctgggccaaagctcatttaaaatggactgtggcaaagtgaaaaacttctgtggtcagacgactcaaaatttgaagttctttatggaaatcagggacgccgtgtcattcggactaaagaggagaaggacgacccaagttgttatcagcgctcagttcagaagcctgcatctctgatggtatggggttgcattagtgcatgtggcatgggcagcttacacatctggaaagacaccattaatgctgaaaggtatatccaggttctagagcaacatatgctcccatccagacgatgtctctttcagggaagaccttgcattttccaacatgacaatgccaaaccacatactgcatcaattacagcatcatggctgcgtagaagaagggtccgggtactgaactggccagcctgcagtccagatctttcacccatagaaaacatttggcgcatcataaaacggaagatatgacaaaaaaggcctaagacagttgagcaactagaatcctacattagacaagaatgggttaacattcctatccctaaacttgaggaacttgtctcctcagtccccagatgtttacagactgttgtaaagagaaaaggggatgtctcacagtggtaaacatggccttgtcccaacttttttgagatgtgttgttgtcatgaaatttaaaatcacctaatttttctctttaaatgatacattttctcagtttaaacatttgatatgtcatctatgttctattctgaataaaaaaatggaattttgaaacttccacatcattgcattccgtttttatttacaatttgtactttgtcccaacttgtttggaattggggttgtacaggtAGTAATCCAAAACCGTTTGAGATGTTTGAAACCATAAACGTGATCAGACACAGCTACTTTGTGTTGATTTGTAGtgacccccaaatctgtccctctgagttacatgtcggtcctgggatcaagatgctgacatcttgatgccctgtgtctggttggagtctcatcgcatcactcctgtggaggacggccccatgtggacagttgaaagtcacacctggaggacgctctggacacttacagtcatgcttttatggctgcggactagagttgacttgctaactttag
Coding sequences:
- the mfsd5 gene encoding molybdate-anion transporter, whose product is MFVTAYLAFVALVVLCVCLELAARRIASPQSTQATVANPAFLSFQKLFLKTYLLALWADWLQGPYLYKLYQHYSFLESQIAILYVCGLASCVLFAPVAGWLTQVLGQRQTCLLFCVSYIVCCLTKLSRDYFVLILGRVLGGLSTSLLSTSFEAWYVHCHIDVHDFPKEWIPVTFGKAADWNHGLAVGAGLVANLFAEWLELGPVAPFLLAIPSLAACAWMVFSDWGNEEKLEQGGQRDKSSVRLGPQSAPQTRFRRACLEGVRFLFSERRVVLLGGVQALFESVLYVFIFLWTPVLEPQGPPLGIVFSCLMAASMAGSSLFRLATSARYRLQPAHLLGLATLLAFFSFFMLTFSTAPGQPKPRESFLAFLLLELACGFYFPAVSFLQGRVIPVERRAAVLACFRLPLNLLACLGLLALHGEVSGAGAGEAGSGTRHMFAGCAGMMLAALLAAVSLFTLGRNDADLRLDGTKGEGEI